A genome region from Aurantiacibacter sp. MUD61 includes the following:
- a CDS encoding TolB family protein: protein MKQHRPTLTILATLALATPAIAQDAPEPQPDIFLFAYDASASDDALSNGINTTNRPTLYDNQPFFTAGGDTFVYSRSDGAQTDVWEYDIASGEHTQITRTPESEYSPTPSPDNRTISVVFERNRSIWQVDRADPGNPSWLLETAGVDEPVGYFARNHASDDVLFWSRYGFNVALSHAGEPRYHFVSGHAVPASPHLIPGTAEFSFVHRQTNEEVWIKAVDPQTRAVRPITPIAGTNANHTWAPDGSILQIEGTQLHRWREGAAGWEVIADLADHGLASATRVAVSPDGSRVAVVGIAAE, encoded by the coding sequence ATGAAGCAGCACCGCCCGACCCTGACGATACTCGCCACCCTCGCGCTCGCCACCCCCGCGATCGCGCAGGACGCGCCTGAGCCGCAGCCGGATATCTTCCTTTTCGCCTACGATGCCTCCGCCTCGGATGACGCACTCTCGAACGGCATCAACACCACCAATCGCCCCACGCTCTATGACAACCAGCCGTTCTTCACGGCGGGCGGCGACACTTTCGTCTATTCGCGCAGCGATGGCGCGCAGACCGATGTGTGGGAGTATGACATTGCCTCCGGCGAGCACACGCAGATCACCCGCACGCCGGAGAGCGAATATTCGCCCACGCCCTCGCCGGACAATCGCACGATCTCTGTCGTGTTCGAGCGCAACCGCTCGATCTGGCAGGTGGACCGCGCCGATCCGGGCAACCCCTCATGGCTGCTCGAAACAGCAGGGGTGGACGAGCCGGTCGGCTATTTCGCGCGCAATCATGCGAGCGACGATGTGCTGTTCTGGTCGCGCTATGGCTTCAACGTCGCGCTCAGCCATGCTGGCGAGCCGCGCTATCACTTCGTCAGCGGCCATGCCGTGCCCGCCTCTCCCCATTTGATCCCGGGCACTGCCGAGTTCAGCTTCGTGCACCGGCAGACCAATGAGGAGGTGTGGATCAAGGCGGTCGATCCCCAAACCCGCGCCGTGCGCCCGATCACGCCGATTGCCGGGACCAATGCCAATCACACCTGGGCGCCCGATGGATCGATCCTGCAGATCGAAGGCACGCAGCTGCACCGCTGGCGCGAAGGGGCCGCAGGCTGGGAAGTCATCGCCGACCTTGCCGATCACGGCCTCGCCAGCGCCACCCGTGTCGCGGTGAGCCCCGATGGCTCGCGCGTCGCGGTTGTGGGGATCGCGGCCGAGTAG
- the trmB gene encoding tRNA (guanine(46)-N(7))-methyltransferase TrmB yields the protein MSAFKEGDPTTLNRLYGRSQGKPLRAGQQELVDSLLPRISPPAEGEVTAKSLFGEDIPLHFEIGFGGGEHLAYRADLLPNHGFIGAEPFLNGVAQALTHVRDQNLGNVRIFHGDALDVLSRIPDGALTMLYLLHPDPWPKNKHAKRRMMNDGPVQMIADKLKPGGEFRFGTDHPVYVRHALMVMRRFTDQFEWVIEGPDNFRNRPSGWPETRYEHKARNTYGHEVWYFRFRRTDK from the coding sequence ATGTCTGCATTCAAAGAAGGCGATCCGACGACACTCAACCGGCTGTACGGGCGCAGCCAGGGCAAGCCGCTGCGCGCAGGACAGCAGGAGCTGGTAGACAGTTTGCTGCCGCGCATTTCACCGCCGGCGGAAGGTGAAGTGACTGCGAAATCGCTCTTCGGCGAGGATATCCCCCTGCATTTCGAAATCGGTTTCGGCGGGGGAGAGCATCTCGCCTACCGCGCGGACCTGTTGCCAAATCACGGCTTTATCGGCGCCGAACCTTTTCTTAACGGAGTTGCGCAGGCGCTCACCCATGTGCGCGACCAGAACCTCGGCAATGTGCGCATTTTTCATGGCGATGCACTCGATGTACTCAGCCGCATTCCCGATGGCGCGCTGACGATGCTCTACCTGCTGCATCCCGACCCGTGGCCAAAGAACAAGCATGCCAAGCGCCGCATGATGAACGATGGCCCGGTACAGATGATTGCCGACAAGTTGAAACCTGGCGGTGAATTCCGCTTCGGCACCGATCACCCAGTATATGTCCGCCATGCGCTGATGGTGATGCGGCGGTTTACCGATCAGTTCGAATGGGTGATCGAAGGCCCCGACAATTTCCGCAACCGCCCGTCGGGCTGGCCGGAGACGCGCTACGAGCACAAGGCGCGCAACACCTACGGCCACGAAGTCTGGTATTTCCGCTTTCGTCGTACAGACAAATAA
- a CDS encoding NADP-dependent malic enzyme: MDEKENTSFTTREALFYHETIRPGKIEIIASKPMTTQRDLSLAYSPGVAAPVEEIARDPSLAAKYTARSNLVAVISNGTAILGLGNLGALASKPVMEGKAVLFKRFADVDSIDIELDTEDPDKFIEAVALMEPSFGGINLEDIAAPECFIIEQALRERMNIPIMHDDQHGTAIIAAAGLINACHLTGRELKDCKMVVNGAGASALACTALIKSVGIPHENVIVCDRSGPIYPGRDNVDQWKSAHAVETPHRSLEEALEGADIFLGLSAAGALKPEWVEKMAENPIIFAMANPVPEIMPDEAKRVRPDAIIATGRSDFPNQVNNVLGFPFIFRGALDVRATAINEEMKVAAARAIAELARERVPDEVAAAYGIDHKFGTEYIIPAPFDPRLMERVSCAVAKAAMDSGVAQDPIEDFDEYTLRLRSRLNPTSSALTRVYEDAKANPKRMVFAEAEEDVALRAAIQFRDFGYGEPILVGRTEKVLEKLRELSVDNPEEFEIANSANYEDIEPMVEYLYKRLQRRGYTERDVRRMVNQERNVFAALLVATGKGDGMISGLTRTFSQTAREVARVLDPKPDATPFGIHMVVGKNHTTFLADTTINERPSAEQLAYIAKETAAVARRMGHEPRVAFMSYSTFGNPAGQWLGNIRDAVAILDAEDPGFEYEGEVAPDAALNPKVMALYPFSRLSGPANVLIMPGLQSANLSAKLLRELSGDATIGPVQIGMEKPVQIAPMTAIAPEVLTLAVLASAGVVG, encoded by the coding sequence TTGGACGAAAAAGAGAACACCAGCTTCACCACTCGCGAAGCGCTTTTCTATCACGAGACCATCCGCCCCGGTAAGATCGAGATCATCGCGTCCAAGCCGATGACGACGCAGCGCGATCTGAGCCTAGCCTATTCTCCCGGCGTTGCTGCGCCGGTTGAAGAGATCGCCCGCGATCCCTCGCTCGCCGCGAAATATACCGCGCGCTCCAACCTTGTTGCGGTGATTTCAAACGGCACTGCCATCCTCGGCCTTGGCAATCTCGGCGCGCTGGCTTCCAAGCCGGTAATGGAAGGCAAGGCGGTGCTGTTCAAGCGCTTCGCCGACGTCGATTCCATCGATATCGAGCTCGACACCGAAGACCCGGACAAGTTCATCGAAGCGGTCGCGCTGATGGAGCCGAGCTTCGGCGGCATCAATCTGGAAGACATCGCCGCGCCCGAATGCTTCATTATCGAGCAGGCCCTGCGTGAGCGGATGAATATTCCGATCATGCATGATGACCAGCACGGCACCGCTATCATCGCTGCGGCCGGCCTCATCAATGCCTGCCATTTGACCGGGCGAGAGCTGAAAGACTGCAAGATGGTGGTGAACGGCGCAGGTGCTTCTGCACTGGCCTGCACTGCGCTCATCAAATCGGTCGGCATTCCACATGAAAATGTGATCGTGTGCGATCGCTCCGGCCCGATTTACCCGGGCCGCGATAATGTCGATCAGTGGAAAAGCGCGCATGCGGTCGAAACGCCGCACCGCTCGCTGGAAGAAGCGCTGGAAGGCGCGGACATTTTCCTCGGCCTGTCGGCAGCTGGGGCTCTTAAGCCTGAATGGGTGGAGAAGATGGCGGAAAACCCGATCATCTTTGCCATGGCCAATCCGGTGCCAGAAATCATGCCCGATGAAGCAAAGCGCGTGCGCCCCGATGCGATCATCGCGACCGGTCGGAGCGACTTCCCCAACCAGGTCAACAATGTCCTGGGTTTCCCCTTCATCTTCCGCGGCGCGCTCGATGTGCGGGCGACTGCGATCAATGAGGAAATGAAAGTCGCCGCCGCCCGCGCCATTGCCGAGCTGGCTCGCGAGCGTGTTCCTGACGAAGTGGCCGCCGCCTACGGTATCGACCACAAATTCGGCACCGAATATATCATTCCTGCGCCTTTCGATCCGCGCCTGATGGAGCGCGTTTCCTGCGCGGTCGCCAAGGCGGCGATGGACTCCGGCGTTGCCCAGGACCCGATCGAGGATTTCGACGAATACACGCTGCGCCTGCGCTCGCGCCTCAATCCGACATCCTCCGCGCTCACCCGCGTTTATGAGGACGCCAAGGCCAATCCGAAACGCATGGTGTTTGCCGAGGCGGAAGAGGATGTGGCGCTGCGTGCTGCGATCCAGTTCCGCGATTTCGGTTATGGCGAGCCCATCCTCGTCGGCCGGACCGAGAAGGTGCTGGAAAAGCTGCGCGAGCTGTCGGTCGACAATCCCGAAGAGTTCGAAATCGCCAATTCGGCGAATTATGAAGATATCGAGCCGATGGTGGAGTATCTCTACAAGCGGTTGCAGCGACGCGGATATACCGAGCGTGATGTGCGCCGCATGGTCAATCAGGAACGTAACGTCTTTGCAGCGTTGCTGGTGGCAACGGGCAAGGGCGATGGCATGATTTCCGGCCTCACCCGGACATTCAGCCAGACCGCGCGAGAAGTGGCCCGCGTTCTCGATCCCAAGCCCGATGCAACGCCGTTCGGCATCCACATGGTGGTGGGGAAGAACCACACGACTTTCCTCGCCGATACGACGATCAATGAACGGCCCAGCGCCGAACAGCTCGCCTATATCGCCAAGGAAACCGCCGCTGTTGCGCGCCGCATGGGTCATGAGCCGCGCGTCGCCTTCATGTCCTATTCCACCTTCGGCAATCCGGCAGGCCAGTGGCTCGGCAATATCCGCGATGCAGTGGCCATTCTCGATGCCGAGGATCCGGGCTTCGAGTACGAAGGCGAAGTCGCACCCGATGCTGCGCTAAACCCCAAGGTGATGGCGCTGTACCCGTTCAGCCGCCTGTCCGGTCCTGCCAATGTGCTGATCATGCCTGGCCTACAGAGCGCCAATCTCTCGGCAAAGCTGCTGCGCGAATTGTCGGGCGATGCCACCATCGGTCCGGTTCAGATCGGCATGGAAAAGCCAGTGCAGATCGCCCCGATGACTGCGATCGCGCCTGAAGTGCTTACGCTGGCGGTGCTCGCAAGCGCCGGTGTCGTGGGATAA
- a CDS encoding SLC13 family permease, which translates to MILAGSTDILSEYSAYIGLGLLIALFVAFAMERRPPVVISIIGAGAMVLLGFLPRDEMLGVFGNSAPITIAAMFILSGALLRTGALEAVSGWVIARTLRKPKLALGEIAAGTVAASAFMNNTPVVIVMIPIVKRLARVLQVAATRLLIPVSYLSILGGTLTLIGTSTNLLVDGVAQDAGLEPFGIFEITMAGAAGATAGIVMLLILGPILLPNRVPRAEDGESESDVYLSHLTVAPESRLRGRAIADTQLGRRPGLKFLAYQSGRELDRNDVEQRELVEGDQYVVSASPQELASLAEALDFRTGLVGLGGGVATRRDQRPEDLRIVEAVVSATHPIVGRRLAEIPLLSRLQVRVLGISRPRHLPGPSLAEVRVRAGDRLLIAATEDAAATLQANVQLTNVTESGIRSFRRDKAPIALATIAAVVIGAAAFGFPIEIMAILGVALVLLTRCLEPDEAWASLDGSTLVLIFAMLAFGRGLENAGTMELVVDTLSPLMIGGSALLMLATIYAITSVMTELVTNNAIAVIMTPIAIGLATAAGIDPRPMVIAVMLGASASFATPIGYQTNTLVYGAANYRFTDFLKVGVPMNIAVGIAVCTAITWFY; encoded by the coding sequence ATGATCCTTGCGGGCTCAACCGACATTCTAAGCGAATACTCGGCCTATATCGGCTTGGGCTTGCTCATCGCGCTATTCGTCGCCTTCGCAATGGAGCGCAGACCTCCGGTCGTCATTTCCATCATCGGTGCCGGAGCCATGGTGTTGCTCGGCTTCCTGCCCAGGGACGAGATGCTCGGCGTCTTCGGAAATTCTGCGCCTATCACGATCGCCGCCATGTTCATTCTGTCCGGCGCGCTCCTGCGGACGGGCGCTCTGGAAGCGGTTTCCGGATGGGTGATCGCGCGGACATTGCGCAAGCCGAAACTCGCTTTGGGAGAGATCGCTGCAGGTACGGTCGCCGCATCCGCCTTCATGAACAACACGCCCGTCGTGATTGTGATGATACCCATCGTGAAGCGATTGGCACGCGTGCTGCAGGTCGCCGCGACGCGGCTGCTGATACCGGTCAGCTACCTTTCCATCCTCGGCGGCACTCTCACGCTCATCGGAACGTCCACAAACCTTCTGGTCGATGGGGTCGCGCAGGATGCCGGGCTGGAGCCGTTCGGCATTTTCGAAATTACGATGGCTGGCGCCGCCGGTGCGACGGCGGGGATCGTCATGCTGCTGATCCTCGGCCCGATCCTGTTGCCCAATCGCGTTCCGCGTGCAGAGGATGGCGAGAGCGAGAGCGATGTCTATCTCTCCCACCTGACAGTCGCCCCGGAGAGCCGGTTGCGCGGACGTGCTATTGCCGACACGCAACTTGGTCGCAGGCCAGGACTGAAGTTCCTCGCCTACCAGTCGGGCCGCGAATTGGACCGCAACGATGTCGAGCAAAGGGAATTGGTAGAAGGCGACCAGTATGTCGTCTCTGCATCGCCGCAAGAGCTCGCCTCGCTTGCGGAAGCGCTCGATTTCCGCACCGGTCTTGTCGGCTTGGGCGGCGGTGTCGCCACGCGCCGGGACCAGCGGCCCGAAGACTTGCGTATCGTCGAAGCGGTAGTTTCAGCTACCCATCCCATCGTGGGGCGCAGGCTGGCCGAGATCCCCCTGCTCTCACGCCTGCAAGTTCGCGTGCTCGGCATCTCGCGACCCCGCCACTTGCCAGGTCCCTCGCTCGCCGAAGTGCGGGTGCGCGCGGGTGATCGTCTGCTGATCGCTGCGACGGAAGATGCCGCGGCGACCCTTCAAGCGAATGTGCAGCTCACGAATGTCACCGAAAGCGGCATTCGTTCGTTCCGCCGCGACAAGGCTCCGATCGCGCTCGCGACCATCGCAGCCGTGGTCATCGGAGCCGCTGCTTTCGGATTTCCAATCGAGATAATGGCGATACTCGGCGTGGCCCTGGTCCTGCTGACGCGCTGCCTCGAACCCGACGAAGCCTGGGCCAGTCTTGACGGGAGCACACTGGTGCTCATTTTCGCCATGCTGGCATTCGGCAGGGGGCTGGAAAATGCGGGCACCATGGAGCTGGTCGTCGATACGTTATCGCCGCTGATGATCGGCGGATCGGCTCTCCTTATGCTGGCGACCATCTACGCAATAACCTCGGTGATGACGGAACTCGTCACCAACAATGCCATCGCGGTGATCATGACACCCATCGCCATCGGCCTCGCCACCGCTGCCGGGATCGATCCAAGGCCGATGGTGATCGCGGTGATGCTGGGTGCAAGCGCCAGCTTCGCCACGCCCATCGGATACCAGACCAACACCCTTGTTTATGGCGCAGCCAATTATCGCTTCACGGACTTCCTGAAAGTTGGCGTCCCGATGAACATCGCGGTCGGGATAGCCGTTTGCACGGCTATCACCTGGTTTTACTGA
- a CDS encoding SDR family NAD(P)-dependent oxidoreductase: MSDKTAIIIGASRGIGLGFAKHLVDRGYRVIATERSRSDDLHAAAEASDGAITIANCDVTDMASVKALGDHVEAGALDLLIMNAGIMGERPQPLDALTRENVADIVHTNATAPIQAALTLLPQLKEGGTIAMLTSKMGSIDDSSGGVNLYRVSKAAQNIFARSLFEEHAKDRGVGVLSLHPGWVQTDMGGPNALIDVDTSVSGMLDVIESESEPRHVFLAYDGSPVPW; encoded by the coding sequence ATGAGTGACAAGACAGCAATCATCATCGGCGCGTCGCGCGGCATCGGCCTTGGTTTCGCCAAGCATCTCGTGGATCGCGGCTATCGTGTAATCGCGACAGAGCGCAGCCGCAGCGACGATCTTCACGCTGCCGCCGAGGCGAGCGACGGCGCGATCACAATTGCCAATTGCGATGTCACCGATATGGCGAGCGTGAAAGCGCTCGGCGATCATGTCGAAGCGGGCGCTCTCGATCTTCTCATCATGAACGCTGGCATCATGGGCGAGCGCCCGCAACCGCTCGATGCGCTGACGCGCGAGAATGTGGCGGACATCGTCCACACCAATGCCACCGCTCCGATCCAGGCCGCGCTCACGCTGCTGCCCCAGCTGAAAGAGGGCGGCACGATTGCTATGCTCACCAGCAAGATGGGCTCGATCGACGATTCATCGGGCGGCGTGAACCTCTACCGCGTGTCCAAGGCGGCGCAGAACATCTTCGCCCGCTCGCTATTCGAAGAGCATGCCAAGGATCGCGGCGTTGGCGTATTGTCGCTCCATCCCGGCTGGGTACAGACGGACATGGGCGGGCCGAACGCGCTGATCGATGTCGATACCAGCGTAAGCGGCATGCTCGATGTGATCGAAAGCGAGAGCGAGCCGCGCCATGTATTTCTGGCCTATGATGGATCGCCTGTGCCCTGGTAA
- a CDS encoding sodium:calcium antiporter, giving the protein MSGYADTIADRTKFGEALVGSVLLGAGTSIAGIVTSTSTAASGAADLAITNALGGIAAQTMFLALADVAYRKVNLEHAAASAVNLGQATVLIILIALPILAWATPDFTIWAINPLTPILVGVYLLGLYNAHKIHRRPMWFPRSTKDTRSEDDDECEDMRSLWLIGTLFGAFTIIVGLSGWIVGMTGLELSGRLGISQGVVGALGTAVITSLPELVTTIAAVRRGALQLAIGGIIGGNMFDALFIASSDIAYREGSIYHAVSERAIFWMALVLLMTAVLLIGLLRRQKQGPAGIGWESVILLVLWGGGATLQATLG; this is encoded by the coding sequence ATGTCCGGCTATGCCGATACCATCGCCGACCGCACGAAATTCGGTGAGGCGCTTGTCGGATCGGTATTGCTCGGCGCTGGCACGAGCATAGCTGGCATTGTCACATCGACAAGTACCGCTGCATCTGGGGCAGCCGATCTCGCTATCACCAACGCGCTGGGCGGGATTGCTGCGCAAACGATGTTTCTTGCCTTGGCGGACGTGGCGTATCGGAAGGTCAATCTGGAGCATGCCGCTGCCAGCGCAGTCAATCTTGGCCAAGCAACGGTGCTGATAATCCTGATCGCCCTGCCGATACTGGCGTGGGCCACGCCCGATTTCACTATCTGGGCGATAAACCCGCTGACGCCCATCCTGGTCGGGGTCTATCTTCTTGGCCTGTATAACGCTCACAAGATTCATCGGCGACCGATGTGGTTCCCGCGTTCGACCAAGGACACCCGCAGCGAAGACGACGACGAGTGCGAAGACATGCGATCGCTGTGGCTTATCGGAACATTGTTTGGAGCGTTTACAATCATTGTAGGCTTGTCCGGCTGGATTGTCGGCATGACCGGTCTCGAGCTTTCGGGCCGATTGGGCATATCGCAAGGCGTCGTCGGCGCGCTTGGCACGGCCGTCATCACATCGCTTCCAGAGCTTGTCACTACAATTGCAGCAGTCAGGCGAGGCGCGCTGCAACTGGCCATCGGCGGCATCATCGGCGGCAATATGTTCGATGCACTGTTTATCGCCTCGAGCGACATCGCCTATCGTGAGGGCTCGATTTACCATGCAGTGTCTGAGCGCGCGATCTTCTGGATGGCGCTGGTCCTGTTGATGACAGCGGTCTTGCTGATCGGCTTGCTGAGGCGGCAGAAACAGGGGCCTGCGGGCATCGGGTGGGAAAGCGTTATTTTGCTCGTATTGTGGGGCGGCGGTGCGACGCTGCAGGCCACTCTGGGCTAA
- the ctrA gene encoding response regulator transcription factor CtrA → MRVLLIEDEPTTAKAIELMLTTEGFNVYSTDLGEEGLDLGKLYDYDIILLDLNLPDMHGYDVLKKLRVAKVQTPVLILSGIAEMDSKIRSFGFGADDYVTKPFHRDELVARIHAVVRRSKGHSQSIIRTGKLAVNLDAKTVEVDGARVHLTGKEYAMLELLSLRKGTTLTKEMFLNHLYGGMDEPELKIIDVFICKLRKKLSSACGGENYIETVWGRGYVLRDPDAEQEAA, encoded by the coding sequence ATGCGCGTTCTGTTGATTGAAGACGAGCCGACAACGGCAAAAGCAATCGAGCTGATGCTCACCACCGAAGGCTTCAATGTCTATTCGACCGATCTGGGCGAGGAAGGCCTCGATCTGGGCAAGCTGTATGATTACGACATCATCCTGCTCGACCTGAACCTGCCGGACATGCACGGCTATGATGTGCTGAAGAAGCTGCGCGTCGCCAAGGTGCAGACGCCGGTTCTGATCCTTTCCGGCATTGCCGAAATGGACAGCAAGATCCGCTCCTTCGGCTTCGGTGCCGACGATTACGTGACCAAGCCCTTCCACCGCGATGAGCTGGTTGCCCGCATTCACGCTGTTGTGCGTCGTTCGAAGGGCCACAGCCAGTCGATCATCCGCACCGGCAAGCTGGCCGTGAACCTCGATGCCAAGACTGTCGAAGTCGATGGTGCCCGCGTCCACCTGACCGGCAAGGAATATGCGATGCTCGAGCTGCTTTCGCTGCGCAAGGGCACGACGCTGACCAAGGAAATGTTCCTCAACCACCTCTACGGCGGCATGGACGAGCCAGAGCTCAAGATCATCGACGTGTTCATCTGCAAGCTGCGCAAGAAGCTCTCCAGCGCATGCGGCGGTGAGAATTACATCGAGACGGTTTGGGGCCGCGGCTATGTTCTGCGCGATCCCGACGCCGAGCAGGAAGCTGCCTGA
- a CDS encoding DUF2061 domain-containing protein, whose amino-acid sequence MREHAQGPFFGPEAPSLAPRKHPRIKRWRSIAKAVSWRTVGTLDTLILSYLLITYLGPFFGIELAQEDAVKTAGLIAATEVATKLILYFLHERAWQAIQWGKNPASERSRETMRRTTVKTALWRTIASLDTFLLAWFFTGNAATALSIGGLEIFTKLILYFIHERVWGRLPFGIEKAGGKVAAAG is encoded by the coding sequence TTGAGGGAACACGCACAAGGGCCCTTTTTCGGGCCGGAAGCCCCTTCGCTCGCGCCGCGCAAGCACCCGCGCATCAAGCGCTGGCGCTCCATCGCCAAGGCCGTTTCGTGGCGGACGGTCGGCACGCTCGACACACTCATCCTCTCCTACCTGCTGATCACCTATCTCGGGCCGTTTTTCGGTATCGAGCTGGCGCAGGAAGACGCGGTCAAGACCGCCGGCCTGATCGCCGCGACCGAAGTCGCGACCAAGCTCATCCTCTATTTCCTCCACGAACGCGCGTGGCAGGCGATCCAGTGGGGCAAGAACCCTGCGAGCGAACGCAGCCGCGAAACGATGCGGCGGACGACGGTGAAAACCGCCCTGTGGCGCACCATCGCCTCGCTCGACACTTTCCTGCTCGCATGGTTCTTCACCGGCAACGCCGCAACCGCCCTATCCATCGGCGGGCTGGAGATTTTCACCAAGCTGATCCTGTACTTCATCCACGAACGGGTGTGGGGCAGGTTGCCGTTCGGCATCGAGAAGGCTGGGGGCAAGGTGGCTGCTGCGGGGTGA
- a CDS encoding mechanosensitive ion channel family protein, whose product MEQALAFFEAQPLWAQSLIGLILLAVAALVVNFLLKKVLLRLAAPFLDTRTLTADKAAARLATVAPLLLIARGIYQVPHLPEEVRQLIENVAMASIILSVAMAISKGLDYVNEIYNRTPQARNKPIKGYIQVIKIVVYCAAAILAIAALIEQSPLLLLSGLGAMAAVLLLVFKDTILSLVASVQLSSNDMLRVGDWIEVPGMNADGDVIDIALHTVKVQNFDKTIVNIPTYRLIADSFRNWRGMAEAGGRRIKRSLPLDQNSVRFLSDEEVQGLRRFRLLSDYLGAKDAELREWNARELAGDTNPVNARRITNIGTFRAYVIAYLKAHPELSTEAFTLLVRQLEPTPQGLPLEIYCFTGTTEWAEYERIQADVFDHLLAILPEFGLRLYQQPSGLDLGQLRVTTE is encoded by the coding sequence ATGGAACAGGCACTCGCATTTTTCGAAGCCCAGCCCCTCTGGGCGCAATCGCTCATCGGGCTGATCCTGTTGGCGGTGGCTGCGCTGGTGGTGAATTTCCTGCTGAAGAAAGTGCTGCTGCGCCTTGCGGCCCCTTTCCTCGACACCCGCACACTGACGGCGGACAAGGCTGCAGCACGGCTGGCGACTGTCGCTCCCCTGTTGCTGATTGCTCGCGGTATTTACCAGGTGCCGCATCTGCCAGAGGAAGTTCGTCAGCTCATCGAGAATGTGGCGATGGCCAGCATTATCCTGAGTGTCGCGATGGCGATCAGCAAAGGCCTCGATTACGTCAACGAGATCTACAATCGGACGCCGCAAGCCCGGAACAAGCCGATCAAGGGCTATATTCAGGTCATCAAGATCGTCGTCTACTGCGCGGCTGCGATCCTCGCGATTGCCGCGCTGATCGAACAATCACCGCTGCTGCTGCTGTCCGGCCTTGGCGCAATGGCTGCCGTGCTGCTGCTGGTGTTCAAGGACACCATCCTCTCGCTCGTCGCCAGCGTACAGCTCTCGAGCAACGACATGCTCCGCGTCGGCGACTGGATTGAGGTGCCGGGCATGAATGCCGATGGCGATGTGATCGATATCGCGCTGCACACGGTGAAAGTGCAGAATTTCGACAAGACCATCGTCAACATCCCCACCTATCGCCTGATCGCCGACAGTTTCCGCAACTGGCGCGGCATGGCCGAAGCTGGTGGGCGCCGGATCAAGCGATCGCTGCCTCTCGACCAGAATTCCGTGCGCTTCCTGTCGGATGAAGAAGTGCAGGGCCTGCGCCGCTTCCGCCTGCTGTCAGACTATCTCGGCGCGAAAGATGCCGAGCTGCGCGAATGGAATGCACGCGAATTGGCGGGTGACACCAATCCGGTCAACGCGCGCCGCATTACCAATATCGGCACCTTCCGCGCTTATGTAATCGCTTACTTAAAGGCCCACCCGGAACTTTCGACCGAAGCCTTCACCCTGCTTGTCCGCCAGTTGGAGCCGACTCCGCAAGGCCTGCCGCTCGAAATCTACTGCTTCACCGGCACCACCGAGTGGGCCGAGTATGAGCGCATCCAGGCCGATGTCTTCGATCACTTGTTGGCGATCCTGCCGGAATTCGGACTGCGCTTGTATCAGCAGCCGAGCGGGCTCGATCTGGGCCAGTTGCGGGTGACTACGGAATAG